A window from Kluyveromyces lactis strain NRRL Y-1140 chromosome E complete sequence encodes these proteins:
- the PEX4 gene encoding E2 ubiquitin-protein ligase peroxin 4 (similar to uniprot|P29340 Saccharomyces cerevisiae YGR133W PEX4 Involved in peroxisome biogenesis Member of ubiquitin-conjugating protein family): MSRIVKEYMGLQKRLQTPEFSWISFLAPVDDDDLSEWVCRFQGPSESPFEGFELGLNITIDLEKYPISGGPRVLFEPRTVAHPNVKWDTGEICLDLLKDAWTPIYTLLDVVGAIRDLLADPGLDSPLDLDIAQIYDADYEAYVQIVRYRLEEARLARV, translated from the coding sequence ATGAGTAGGATTGTTAAGGAGTATATGGGGTTGCAGAAACGGTTGCAGACCCCTGAATTCTCATGGATCAGTTTTCTTGCACCGgtagatgatgatgactTATCCGAATGGGTATGTCGATTCCAAGGCCCGTCAGAATCGCCGTTTGAAGGGTTTGAGTTGGGTTTGAACATTACCATAGATCTGGAAAAGTATCCGATCAGTGGCGGTCCTCGGGTTCTGTTTGAGCCACGTACCGTGGCTCACCCTAACGTGAAGTGGGACACGGGCGAGATTTGCCTagatcttttgaaagatgcATGGACCCCGATATATACCTTGCTAGATGTTGTTGGAGCTATAAGAGATTTGTTGGCAGACCCTGGTTTGGACTCGCCACTAGATCTAGACATTGCCCAGATATACGATGCTGACTATGAAGCCTACGTGCAGATTGTTAGGTATAGACTTGAGGAGGCGCGGTTGGCACGCGTTTGA
- the CAF130 gene encoding CCR4-NOT core subunit CAF130 (weakly similar to uniprot|P53280 Saccharomyces cerevisiae YGR134W CAF130 Part of the evolutionarily-conserved CCR4-NOT transcriptional regulatory complex involved in controlling mRNA initiation elongation and degradation), which translates to MLQEKSSVQRLFLADSDVDESVLLEKLVIALFTTVPGQAVVTQLINDAKRTNDVDGVECLIRMNDPYWVALFGTWATDKHILSLFLGWVLRNETDHIDLERYSDQSFKMAMRFLLTNQDPKFTAPLWDTSNILLDYLHNAKPLIESVLKKLDGSQFLQCLMKYNRLYEFNGSYQWFTPPQSTSHAESPTTILERNSTFLSTLGNFGNDMVRALSQLKTGDIRLNSLESYGKNSGHNNPPLSKQDDHNPLNLNGKSDRFNLFFKLGLHKEPHPLLAEQFNSLCLFADPMTQPPPNDSHIISLDLLHDLYLGSLTAYIVKLIPNYQKVWKIHLSANLETITLAILQMLQIWDYRSLDNLKDIQARSPDAYPKYMTSWIPYDLSPPEMEILYMIAGLSFYSMHKMHSDKPPRLNPFLPMMLRAWRGLSSALVLGLQIDRFEEMQMLYGTPVIVSAVIRGASALRSIIATILNGHVDEKLHDFKHQPFGGFMSPHGRKLCNGALYTYEMYYFAALLPSGMDYDEIVELLTDIQKGDRIDEDVRYMFDYEYFDYNDADTSKLTDGKLMFTSTKNELEQKNRFRMLRGLYKRCLCKFSDEDDNDDDDDDDDDDDYNGEKSVVGLDENGQINEAETPQTFSESSNAVAFTSLMTHRDSQNDFVSHLTTGYDKNGDDWRDIPRGLNLYYMDDYQFLSKLDKVSLFELLRRLPDRNVTFSQACTVLRSIATCVKLEQEQILLKLITATSAEVDLKVLPFSTDEVITAIFNDDGGIIKPFPFSGCNDSLGWKIFDELMMSHGHRRLLIYHLTHRSYTFSSIHYVYELLFGLRGNPARSYDLESTKNKQLGILSWTPTGEFERVAAIEFSRQGVIELSAIEKKMLLQEFFVGVSSGLLGEYNDAGFEAFSIKNPSKVYVDDYGEEFFSATSRKAEMSGKVKMVCFILEEVLNDKEFEFVPHEDYVYELKRFLMQWSTFSAEACSMYALLKSKALGKVLDLGTEGLDDRPNTDPDDQLLPVDFDKLKLSDIDDRWDTETDTSIENGDKTSIMSERFSRMLPVQSLDGQPVDKVFRHLLQKYPLTEGTPIHGRITLEYHDHILPLDIRTHQSLHREFLAVFDIDYLDILEARQQEAEEECDEMSI; encoded by the coding sequence ATGCTACAGGAAAAGAGTTCTGTTCAGCGATTATTTTTGGCCGATTCGGATGTTGATGAGAGCGTACTGTTAGAAAAACTCGTCATTGCTCTTTTTACCACGGTTCCTGGACAAGCGGTTGTCACACAATTGATTAATGATGCCAAACGAACAAATGACGTTGATGGGGTTGAGTGTCTGATACGAATGAACGATCCCTACTGGGTGGCACTTTTCGGTACTTGGGCAACTGATAAGCATATTTTGTCATTATTTCTAGGGTGGGTTTTAAGGAATGAAACGGATCATATCGATTTAGAGAGGTATTCAGATCAGTCGTTTAAAATGGCTATGAGATTTCTTCTCACGAATCAGGACCCCAAATTCACTGCACCACTATGGGATACATCCAACATTTTACTAGATTATTTGCATAATGCTAAGCCTTTGATAGAAAGTGTTCTTAAGAAACTTGACGGCTCGCAGTTTTTGCAATGTCTAATGAAATACAACCGATTGTATGAATTTAATGGTTCTTACCAATGGTTTACCCCTCCGCAGTCCACATCACATGCAGAATCTCCAACTACAATTTTAGAACGTAATTCTACTTTTTTATCTACTCTAGGGAATTTTGGTAATGATATGGTTCGTGCTCTCTCTCAGTTGAAAACTGGCGATATACGGCTGAATTCACTAGAATCATACGGAAAGAATTCTGGGCATAATAATCCACCGTTGTCAAAACAAGATGATCACAATCCGTTAAACTTGAATGGCAAATCTGATCGATTTAATTTGTTTTTTAAGCTTGGGTTACACAAAGAGCCTCATCCACTCCTTGCAGAGCAATTTAACTCACTTTGCTTATTTGCGGATCCCATGACTCAACCTCCTCCAAACGATTCTCATATAATTTCATTGGATTTATTGCATGACCTGTATCTAGGTTCTTTGACTGCTTATATTGTTAAACTGATACCCAATTACCAGAAAGTCTGGAAAATTCATTTGAGCGCAAATTTGGAAACTATTACATTGGCTATTTTGCAGATGTTGCAGATTTGGGATTATAGATCTCTAgacaatttgaaagatatcCAAGCAAGAAGCCCTGATGCATACCCTAAATACATGACATCGTGGATCCCATACGATCTTTCTCCGCCCGAAATGGAAATTCTTTATATGATTGCAGGATTATCTTTCTATTCGATGCACAAGATGCACTCTGATAAGCCGCCGAGGTTGAACCCATTCTTACCTATGATGCTTCGAGCATGGAGAGGTTTAAGTTCAGCATTAGTGTTAGGTTTGCAAATAGATAGGTTTGAGGAAATGCAGATGCTATATGGTACTCCAGTAATTGTTAGTGCAGTCATTCGTGGAGCTTCTGCGTTGCGCTCAATTATCGCAACGATTCTCAACGGTCATGTGGATGAGAAGTTGCACGATTTTAAACATCAACCTTTTGGTGGGTTCATGTCTCCTCATGGAAGGAAATTATGCAACGGGGCTCTTTACACATATGAAATGTATTATTTCGCAGCACTCCTACCATCAGGTATGGATTATGAcgaaattgttgaattaTTGACTGATATACAAAAAGGAGAtagaattgatgaagatgtcaGATATATGTTTGATTATGAGTACTTTGATTACAATGATGCAGATACAAGTAAGCTAACAGATGGTAAGCTTATGTTTACATCTACTAAAAATGAACTCGAACAGAAAAATAGATTCAGAATGCTTAGGGGACTCTACAAGCGCTGCCTTTGCAAGTTTAGTGATGAAGACGAcaatgatgacgatgatgacgatgacgatgatgatgactATAATGGTGAAAAAAGCGTTGTTGGATTGGATGAGAATGGGCAGATCAATGAAGCTGAAACCCCTCAAACGTTTAGCGAAAGTAGCAATGCTGTTGCTTTCACATCTTTAATGACGCACAGAGACTCTCAAAATGATTTCGTTTCTCATCTTACAACAGGTTATGATAAAAACGGTGATGATTGGAGGGATATACCTCGTGGATTAAATCTATATTATATGGATGATTACCAATTTTTGTCTAAGTTGGACAAAGTTTCTCTCTTTGAGTTGTTGAGACGATTACCAGATAGAAACGTAACGTTTTCTCAAGCCTGTACGGTATTGAGAAGTATTGCAACATGTGTGAAGCtagaacaagaacaaattcTACTGAAATTAATTACGGCCACTTCTGCAGAGGTAGATTTGAAAGTGCTTCCTTTTTCTACTGATGAAGTTATTACGGCAATTTTTAATGATGATGGAGGAATTATAAAGccttttccattttcagGCTGCAATGATAGCTTAGGGTGGAAAATCTTCGATGAGTTGATGATGAGCCATGGGCACAGAAGGCTCTTAATCTATCACTTGACACATAGGTCGTACACTTTCTCGTCCATCCATTACGTGTATGAGTTGTTATTCGGTCTAAGAGGCAATCCTGCCAGGAGTTATGATTTAGAATCGACTAAGAACAAACAATTGGGGATTCTTAGCTGGACACCCACTGGAGAATTCGAAAGGGTTGCTGCAATTGAATTCTCTAGACAAGGAGTTATTGAACTTTCTGcaattgagaaaaaaatgttgCTACAAGAATTTTTCGTGGGTGTGTCTTCAGGACTGCTAGGTGAGTATAATGATGCGGGTTTTGAAGCTTTTTCAATTAAAAATCCTTCAAAAGTGTATGTAGATGATTATGGTGAGGAGTTCTTCTCTGCAACATCGCGTAAGGCTGAGATGTCTGGGAAAGTAAAGATGGTGTGTTTCATTTTAGAAGAAGTATTAAACGATAAGGAATTCGAGTTTGTTCCACATGAAGATTACGTTTACGAATTAAAAAGGTTTTTGATGCAATGGTCGACGTTTTCTGCTGAAGCATGTTCCATGTATGCTCTTTTGAAATCGAAGGCTTTAGGGAAAGTTCTTGATCTAGGGACCGAGGGGTTAGATGATCGGCCAAATACTGACCCTGATGATCAGCTTTTGCCAGTagattttgataaattaaAACTAAGTGACATAGATGACAGATGGGATACGGAGACTGATACAAGCATTGAGAATGGTGATAAGACGTCCATTATGTCTGAAAGGTTCTCCAGAATGCTACCAGTTCAATCTCTTGATGGACAGCCTGTTGACAAAGTTTTCCGTCACCTTCTTCAGAAATATCCTTTGACTGAAGGAACTCCTATTCACGGAAGGATAACTTTGGAGTACCACGATCATATTCTGCCACTGGACATCAGAACGCATCAATCATTGCATAGAGAATTTTTGGCGGtctttgatattgattACTTAGACATATTAGAAGCTCGGCAGCAAGAAGCAGAGGAAGAGTGTGATGAAATGTCTATTTAG
- the PRE9 gene encoding proteasome core particle subunit alpha 3 (highly similar to uniprot|P23638 Saccharomyces cerevisiae YGR135W PRE9 20S proteasome beta-type subunit the only nonessential 20S subunit) produces the protein MGSRRYDSRTTIFSPEGRLYQVEYALESISHAGTAIGIMTEQGIVLAAERKVTSKLLEQDTSSEKLYKLNDNITVAVAGLTADAEILINTARVQAQSYLKTYNEEIPVEMLVRRLSDLKQGYTQHGGLRPFGVSFIYAGYDDRYGYQLYTSNPSGNYSGWKAISVGANTQAAQTLLQMDYKDDITLDGAIELALKTLSKTTDSSVLTHERLEFATISKDAEGKIYQKIYKPTEIATLLEKTEIVKKDDD, from the coding sequence ATGGGGTCCAGAAGATACGATTCGAGAACAACCATTTTCTCGCCAGAGGGAAGATTATACCAGGTTGAATACGCTTTAGAATCCATTTCACATGCTGGTACTGCGATTGGTATCATGACTGAACAAGGTATTGTATTAGCAgctgaaagaaaagtgaCATCGAAACTATTAGAACAAGATACTTCAAGTGAGAAATTGTACAAGTTGAACGATAATATTACGGTTGCAGTAGCTGGGTTAACTGCAGATGCTGAGATTCTAATAAATACAGCCAGAGTACAGGCTCAGAGCTATTTGAAGACGTATAATGAGGAAATACCTGTTGAAATGTTAGTAAGAAGGTTATCCGATTTGAAGCAAGGGTATACTCAGCATGGTGGTTTGAGACCATTTGGTGTTTCGTTCATTTATGCTGGTTATGATGACAGATACGGGTACCAGTTGTATACCTCGAACCCATCTGGTAACTATTCCGGTTGGAAAGCCATCTCTGTTGGTGCCAACACACAAGCTGCTCAAACTTTACTACAAATGGATTATAAAGACGATATCACTCTGGATGGGGCCATCGAACTAGCCCTAAAGACTCTATCTAAGACTACAGATTCAAGTGTGTTGACCCACGAAAGATTAGAATTCGCTACCATCAGCAAGGATGCCGAGGGGAAGATATACCAGAAGATCTATAAACCAACAGAGATCGCTACACTATTGGAAAAAACCGAAATAGTAAAGAAGGATGATGATTAA
- a CDS encoding pepsin-like aspartic protease (similar to uniprot|P12630 Saccharomyces cerevisiae YIL015W BAR1 Aspartyl protease secreted into the periplasmic space of mating type a cells, cleaves and inactivates alpha factor allowing cells to recover from alpha-factor-induced cell cycle arrest and to YLR121C uniprot|Q12303 Saccharomyces cerevisiae YLR121C YPS3 Aspartic protease, attached to the plasma membrane via a glycosylphosphatidylinositol (GPI) anchor and to YLR120C uniprot|P32329 Saccharomyces cerevisiae YLR120C YPS1 Aspartic protease, attached to the plasma membrane via a glycosylphosphatidylinositol (GPI) anchor and to YDR144C uniprot|P53379 Saccharomyces cerevisiae YDR144C MKC7 GPI-anchored aspartyl protease (yapsin) involved in protein processing; shares functions with Yap3p and Kex2p and to YIR039C uniprot|P40583 Saccharomyces cerevisiae YIR039C YPS6 Putative GPI-anchored aspartic protease, member on vGLC.1466.): MKLSDVCLGALLASLGSAGYITKRDVSQVGEANKKHVFMSFDKLRGNDASEASLSKRRVGHLKKRADGYVDVEIDNQNTFYSVDLEIGTPAQKVGVLIDTGSSDLWVPGSGNPFCSASRSSSKKKRQDYTALLSSLLSVFGTDVATDYTYTGIASATGSAGTQTVPTALTSGTVAATSIRSVPSSLATLDCSEFGTFDTSKSSSWQSNDTRFYISYADGTFADGDWGVDEIHLDDVNVTGLSFAVSNYTDSQFGVLGIGLTGSESTYSGQLSTYNRYQYDNFPIVLQRNGVIEKNAYSVFLNDLDADSGSILFGAVDHSKYTGTLYTVPMVNALRSIGYTEQIRLSITLQGIGVTSSYGNETVTQTKYPALLDTGATFCYFPSSLAAAIASSVSATYSSSSGYYFVDCDSGSDYDLVFDFGGFHIISPLSDYIVTTSSSSQCVLGILPQSDNEITLGDAFLTSAYVVYDLEELEISLAQASYTSGDEKIEVIRDSVPSAVAAPGYSSTWSTAASLSTGGNIFTVTNNANGTVSTGTGSSGSGSSTSGNSGSTSTGSSSKKEGAASSLPVPHLAALICLLLSAVSIPSLF, encoded by the coding sequence ATGAAGTTAAGTGATGTTTGTTTGGGGGCGCTGTTGGCGTCCCTTGGTTCTGCTGGGTATATTACGAAACGTGACGTTTCCCAGGTCGGTGAGGCGAATAAGAAGCATGTCTTCATGTCTTTTGACAAGTTGAGAGGGAATGACGCGTCTGAGGCGTCATTATCGAAGAGACGCGTTGGCCATTTGAAGAAGCGTGCAGATGGTTACGTCGACGTTGAAATCGATAACCAGAACACGTTTTACTCTGTTGATTTAGAGATTGGTACTCCTGCACAAAAGGTTGGTGTTTTAATCGATACTGGTTCTTCTGATTTGTGGGTGCCTGGATCGGGCAATCCGTTCTGCTCCGCTTCTAGGTCTTcttcgaagaaaaaaagacagGATTATACTGCCCTGTTGTCGTCTTTACTGAGTGTTTTCGGTACTGATGTAGCCACCGATTACACTTACACTGGTATCGCTAGTGCCACTGGTAGTGCTGGTACGCAAACAGTTCCTACTGCACTCACATCGGGTACAGTGGCTGCTACTTCTATAAGATCTGTCCCATCAAGCCTGGCCACTTTGGATTGTTCTGAGTTTGGTACTTTCGACACGTCAAAGTCGTCTTCTTGGCAATCAAATGACACTAGATTCTATATCTCTTACGCGGATGGTACCTTTGCTGATGGTGATTGGGGTGTAGATGAAATTCACTTGGACGATGTCAACGTCACGGGGCTCAGCTTTGCTGTCTCGAACTACACAGATTCCCAATTCGGTGTCTTAGGTATTGGATTGACAGGTTCTGAATCCACTTATTCCGGTCAGTTAAGCACCTACAACCGCTATCAATACGATAACTTCCCTATCGTGTTGCAAAGAAACGGCGTCATCGAAAAGAATGCATATTCTGTTTTCTTGAATGACTTAGATGCGGATTCTGGTTCTATCTTATTCGGTGCCGTCGATCACAGCAAATATACAGGTACGTTGTACACCGTTCCAATGGTCAACGCTCTCAGAAGCATAGGCTACACTGAACAGATTAGATTATCGATCACTCTACAAGGTATCGGTGTGACGAGCAGTTATGGTAACGAGACTGTGACACAGACTAAGTACCCTGCATTGCTAGACACTGGTGCCACATTCTGTTACTTCCCAAGTAGTTTAGCTGCTGCCATTGCAAGTTCTGTTAGTGCTACGTACTCTTCCAGTTCAGGATACTATTTTGTGGATTGTGATTCTGGCAGTGATTATGATCTTGTCTTCGACTTTGGTGGCTTCCATATCATATCCCCCTTAAGTGATTACATTGTTACAACGAGCAGTTCTTCCCAATGTGTCTTGGGAATACTCCCTCAATCTGATAACGAAATTACTTTAGGTGATGCCTTCCTAACCAGTGCTTACGTTGTTTACGATTTGGAAGAGCTCGAAATCTCGCTAGCACAAGCTTCTTACACTAGCGGCGACGAAAAAATCGAGGTCATCAGGGATTCAGTGCCAAGTGCTGTTGCAGCTCCAGGTTACTCCAGCACTTGGTCTACTGCCGCAAGTTTATCTACTGGAGGTAATATCTTCACAGTTACCAACAATGCTAATGGTACTGTTTCGACTGGTACAGGATCTTCAGGCTCCGGCAGTTCAACCTCCGGTAATTCGGGTTCAACCTCAACCGGTTCCTcttcaaaaaaagaagGCGCTGCCTCCAGCTTGCCAGTACCACACTTGGCTGCGCTAATTTGTCTACTTCTAAGTGCAGTTTCCATCCCATCCTTGTTCTGA
- a CDS encoding RidA family protein (weakly similar to uniprot|P40185 Saccharomyces cerevisiae YIL051C MMF1 Mitochondrial protein involved in maintenance of the mitochondrial genome and weakly similar to YER057C uniprot|P40037 Saccharomyces cerevisiae YER057C HMF1 Member of the p14.5 protein family with similarity to Mmf1p, functionally complements Mmf1p function when targeted to mitochondria; heat shock inducible; high-dosage growth inhibitor; forms a homotrimer in vitro) codes for MARKITWKDVGVKDGFPLISPGFATESGNQLLFSSGCVGTDPVTNELPEDLEQQARNSMINLKKVLEVSGSSVDSVLKILLFVSDGSYAGIVNKVFKEFFPNQPARSCIVVAFPNNKLKVELECIAEIPSKKRWFKL; via the coding sequence ATGGCTAGAAAGATTACATGGAAAGACGTTGGGGTTAAGGACGGGTTCCCATTAATTTCACCTGGGTTCGCTACAGAATCGGGGAATCAGTTACTATTCAGTAGTGGTTGTGTTGGTACAGATCCTGTTACCAATGAACTACCTGAGGATTTGGAACAACAGGCTAGAAATTCCATgatcaatttgaagaaagtgCTTGAAGTATCTGGATCTTCTGTTGATTCGGTCTTGAAAATCTTGCTGTTCGTTTCCGATGGTAGTTACGCTGGTATCGTTAAcaaagttttcaaagaattcttccCTAATCAACCTGCTAGATCGTGCATTGTCGTTGCATTCCCCAACAATAAATTGAAAGTCGAATTAGAATGTATCGCTGAGATTCCATCCAAGAAAAGATGGTTCAAGTTGTGA
- the URN1 gene encoding Urn1p (similar to uniprot|Q06525 Saccharomyces cerevisiae YPR152C Hypothetical ORF), translated as MSEWKRFKDPSGNFYYFNTRSKVSTKEKPKEFGSQQAGMKELRVPVFCLPLRNYWNLVICKDGSKFFHNDESNVSQFKLADDESKALLDKVDTSLLALLIGVARGFNLRNDRDVYGEIRDVLQAKLDSNDKEQNDITEERPQVTNSNVDTEDKSESSNILVSGYSSSSDDSGEESEVEEKNDPSSIDVKEEDTLPSLNNTEIESKFIQLLNEIQLDPYSTWSIQAKRIMHDPRYYLITSNDKRDELFQTWCSQQLNNSNNDNENNAQDSAENSDEEDSDVTLEPTKYHYLAHIISKANITPETLFSNIKKENKSLFKELEINKTLTKKEQEQFASKVIAYYKRMDNLQRTELFKKMMKNKLRFPPISEKLSQLMLEETPSDSFKLETQLLQLENALLILDNLQNSYMQNEIMYYILGIKDKLAALKEILRDQYSK; from the coding sequence ATGAGCGAATGGAAGCGATTTAAAGATCCTTCGGGGAATTTCTACTACTTCAATACGAGGTCCAAGGTATCCacaaaggaaaaaccaaaagagTTCGGAAGCCAGCAAGCTGGTATGAAGGAATTGAGAGTGCCAGTGTTCTGTTTACCTCTACGAAACTACTGGAACCTAGTGATTTGTAAAGATGGTtccaaattctttcacAACGATGAATCTAATGTGTCCCAATTCAAACTGGCGGATGATGAGAGTAAAGCTTTGTTGGATAAAGTTGATACATCTCTTCTTGCATTGCTTATAGGTGTAGCACGAGGGTTCAATCTTCGAAATGACCGTGACGTTTATGGAGAGATCAGAGATGTTTTACAAGCAAAACTCGACAGTAACgacaaagaacaaaacgATATCACTGAGGAGAGACCACAAGTAACAAATTCTAACGTGGACACGGAAGATAAATCCGAATCGAGTAATATTTTAGTTTCTGGTTACTCTTCCTCATCAGATGATTCTGGTGAAGAATCAGAGgtagaagaaaagaatgatcCATCTTCTATAGATGTTAAAGAAGAGGATACGCTACCGTCGTTGAATAACACGGAAATAGAATCTAAGTTCATTCAATTACTTAATGAAATTCAACTAGATCCTTACTCAACTTGGTCGATCCAAGCAAAGCGGATAATGCATGATCCACGCTATTATTTGATTACTTCTAATGACAAACGGGATGAACTATTTCAAACGTGGTGCTCTCAACAGCTCAAtaattcaaataatgataatgaaaataatgCACAAGATTCAGCTGAAAActcagatgaagaagattcagaCGTTACTCTAGAACCAACAAAGTATCACTACTTGGCACACATTATTTCAAAAGCGAATATCACTCCTGAAACCCTATTCTCtaatatcaagaaagaaaataaatctcttttcaaagaactgGAAATCAATAAAACTCTTAccaagaaagaacaagaacagtTTGCTTCCAAGGTAATCGCCTATTACAAAAGAATGGATAACCTACAGCGCACTgaattattcaaaaagatgatgaaaaataaaCTTCGGTTTCCTCCGATATCGGAAAAGTTATCGCAGTTGATGCTAGAAGAGACACCGTCGGACTCTTTTAAGTTAGAAACTCAACTACTTCAATTGGAGAACGCGCTACTTATTCTTGataatcttcaaaattcCTACATGCAAAATGAAATTATGTACTATATTCTGGGTATCAAAGACAAACTAGCCGCTCTGAAAGAAATACTACGAGATCAGTATTCTAAATAG
- the SUE1 gene encoding Sue1p (similar to gnl|GLV|CAGL0L08426g Candida glabrata CAGL0L08426g and weakly similar to YPR151C uniprot|Q06524 Saccharomyces cerevisiae YPR151C SUE1 Mitochondrial protein required for degradation of unstable forms of cytochrome c) gives MPFPKSKATQMYRQLPRVPTTRFLAPQELTADILFSGYRPIVSPLRDNPLFQAKVKELEVEREKNGGGKLKSKAAFASEPEHPFMAGPNGTGGILSGGVNGTWRYNPRIPNKLLQSALWSSSAMGMEFYPEWNDVPNKVSASLKPYQLDQPQDKKMTLKFPPKQTDELSDEKSVDQYEEVVQEYLQQWKLK, from the coding sequence ATGCCATTTCCAAAGTCCAAAGCCACACAAATGTATAGACAGCTTCCTCGCGTGCCAACGACAAGGTTTCTTGCGCCACAAGAACTCACGGCTGACATTTTGTTCAGCGGATACAGGCCTATTGTGTCTCCGCTGAGGGATAACCCGCTATTCCAAGCGAAAGTGAAGGAACTAGAAGTGGAAAGGGAGAAGAATGGGGGAGGTAAACTAAAGTCTAAGGCAGCTTTCGCATCCGAACCAGAACATCCATTCATGGCCGGTCCCAACGGGACCGGAGGGATCTTATCTGGGGGCGTGAACGGGACGTGGCGTTATAATCCACGGATACCAAACAAGTTGTTACAAAGCGCTCTTTGGTCCAGTAGTGCAATGGGGATGGAGTTCTACCCTGAATGGAACGATGTACCTAATAAAGTATCTGCAAGTTTGAAACCTTATCAGTTGGATCAACCACAGGATAAGAAGATGACCTTGAAGTTCCCACCAAAACAGACAGATGAACTTTCCGACGAGAAGTCGGTAGATCAATACGAAGAAGTGGTTCAAGAGTATCTACAGCAGTGGAAGCTGAAATAA